Below is a window of Camelus bactrianus isolate YW-2024 breed Bactrian camel chromosome 7, ASM4877302v1, whole genome shotgun sequence DNA.
ACAACACATTTTATTTCACTGGAAAAACCCTGTATAAAGAACCAAATCTGGTTCCCGTGAAGAAAACATTTACCACAGCTTAAATAAAAGttaagggaagggggagggtaagAGTGCCCTGCCTTATACTAGCTCCGTCACCACCTCTTCCTCTTGAGGCCCTGTGTGATGGAAATCACGGGTGTCCCAGAGAACGCTCTGCCTGGCACTCTGATTAGGCCTTGAGAGCAGCTGTCACATCTGCTTTCTGGCCCTGAGAGCTGCCATGACAGTTACCAGAACTGCACGGATGAACAGAATGCAGAAGGGACTGCACTGGTGTTTTCAGCTAGTCACACAAAGGCAGGAACACTTGGACTAGGAAGGAAAATAGATAATTTTATCAAAAAATAGTTCTAATATATAGAAAAACATTTCAATCCTCTGGGGCCTCTGGCCCTTATTTACATTCACAAAGCCACTGAGTGAACCCAGGACTGATGGGAGCAGTGAGGCGGGGCCTTCTCGCTGGGGCATTTTCGTTGCCTACTTCATAAGCAGATGAAGAGGTTCAAGGAGTAGGAGATatttttcatttgctcattttccAAGAGGATGGAGGGGAATCACTGGAGGCGAAAGAAGCAAGACTTAGTCCTGGGTCAGTTTCGACTCCACAGAAACCCCAAGACATCTCTGAAAGCTTGGACCAATGTCCTGTGTCCTTGGGAACCAGTATTAACAAGTGGGTGATCTGAATGCTTTGTTACCATGGAACCAGTGTGTCTtatattcttttgttattttttcccctcaaaatccaGGTAGATAAGGTATTGGGTGGGGAAAAGTACCAAATAACTGAGGTGACAGGGAAGGGTCAAATGGAGAGGACACTACACCAACTTCTTGGCCTCAAAGAAGCTCTTGAGGTGACGCATCTGCCAGATGCCAGTGAGGATGAGGATGATGGTCTGAGCGATGGACCACCACAGGACTCTCTGGTTGGTGCTCTCACTGGTCAGACGGAAACGTTCTTCACGATACTGCATGAGACAATGGACCCAGGATTAAATGTGCAAAAGGGACAGTCCCAGCTGTTGTGGGGCCCCTCCTTCCATGCAGCTACTCAACTGTGGGACCAAACGCCTATTGAAATTCTGCCTCTGATTCCACTGGAAGTGCCCCAAGTGACAGGCTGCCCCTCCACAAGCATCTCTGCTAGGACAGAAATCATGCTCTTACCATTTCAAACAAGATCCCAAGGTAAGAGGTAGGTAGTGGTTATCGCTAGAGTGAACTGTCCTCTCCACACTTCATTCTAAGGAGTTGAAAAACGGCTGTCTAGACTGATACCCTCCACTCCATTCTTTGAACAGCTGATCTTCCAGGTAGGGAAGGCCCCAAGTAGAAATTCCCAGTAGGTGTAGTGGGTACAAAAGTCAACTGCCACGTTCAAGTACAGCACCGTGCCCTTACCCTCTGGTAATCCTGCTCCTTCTGGATCTGTTCCACCTGATCAAGCAACTGGCGGGCTCGGAGCTGCAGCTCTGTCAGTTTATCCTTGGCAGCAATCTCAGGGTAGTTGTTGGCATGCCCCCCAACCTGGATGTTTAGGTGCACACGCTAGAAGGAAACAGGGTTGGACCCCAAAGTGGTAGGGTTAGAAACACTCTGAGGTTATGGTGTCTGAGTGGTGGGACCTCCGATGGTCTGTTCCAGGCTTTTGTCCCTGGCTGTGGGACAGAAGGGCAAAATCTAATCCTTAATTGTGATTGTGCCACAAAGTGTTACAAATGATGATGGTAATAAACCAAAACTTTGGGACCAAGTGAGACATTCTGAGCTACAGCCAGAGAAAATTCTCTTACCAGTCTGCCGCCAGCAAAGAGAGCCATCTTGGTAGAGTTGGAGTGCAGGCAGATCTGATGGTCACCAGGAGTGTGAGAAGTGAAGGTGAAGCGGCCCTCTGAGCCGTACTGCCGGGACAGCACCACCTGTAACACGCCAGTCAGTGAAAGACCCCTCCTCTACTCTGACCTCTCCAAGTACTCTGTACACTCCAGAGAGCTCTAGTTAAGGGTGGCCTAATGCAGTCTGCAACGAGTCCATACCACGGCCTGTGCGCAGCCAGCGGTGGTCCTACCTTGCCTTCAGGGTCCTTCACCTCCACGTGCATGCCCAGGCCGGGGGTCGAGGGCAGGAAGGCCTCCTTCTGCTTATCCCACATCTGGGTGCGGTAGTTCCCTGCAGAGCAGACAAGAGCTGTCATAACCCGCCTAGTCCGCCCGGCTCCCACCCTCAGCGGGGCGCCGCGACTCCTGAGGCGTCGGGCAGGGGTCACTGCTCGCCCCGCCAGGGCCCGGCGTCCTCAAGGAGCCGCCAAGAGCGGGGAGCCCGGCCGCGTCTGGGGGACACGCTGGGCCCTGTCCACCCTCGCCCGGCCTGACCGATGACCATTGTCTCGTCCGGGATTTCCTCGATGAAGCAACGCTTTTCGGTCTCGCCGATGTGAAAGTAGAGCCCCCGGGCTCCCGCCGCGCACAGCGCGAGCAGCAACAGCGCCGGCAGCCCCATCACCCGCCAACGCCCACCCCAAACACCTGCCAACGCTCGCCCTCCGCCCCAATGCGCATGCGCGCACCTGCGCCCCGCTCCCAGGCGACGCAGCAGGGCTTGGAGCAGAATGCGCGTGCGCGGTGACACCTCCTAGCGGCTGCTCCGCCCCGTCCCGCCCCGGGCCCTTCCAGGAGAGGCTGCACGACTGAGCTGAGAGTGCGCACGCGCGGGATGCCCTGGCGTGCCTTCTAGCTCTTGGACTGTGCAGTCGGCTCCAGCTCTAGCCCGCGAGCGCTTTCTTCCAAGCGCGCATGCGCTTGCCTGCGCCCTGCTCCCAGTAAACGCAGCACCGCCGGGCGGAGGGTACGCATGCGCAGATACGTTCGGTCCCTGCTTCTTGCCCTTCCCGGAAAGTTGTGCTAGCCCGCAACAGGGCGTGCGTCCCGCAGCGGCGGGTTTCGCGGGCCTGTGGTGCCTGGACTTCCGGATCTGGAAGAATTGGTCCACGCAAGGTGGGAAAGGCGAAGTCCAGGCACCGACAGACCCTTCCCGAGACCCTGGCCGGGCAGGTGCTGGTGTGAGAGCCCTTTTGGGATGCAGGAGCGTCAGACGCTCTGGCGCCGCCTGGAGGAGCTGCCCACCCTGGCTGCGGGGGCTGTGACCCCAGGGAGGAGGCTTTTCCTGGATGAGGGGGCAGGCCGGTCTTTGGGAAACATTATGAGCCATTGAGGGTTCCAACAGGCTTAGGTGTTTCTGATTTTGAGTTTGTCAGGTTTGTTGCATTTGATGACGGT
It encodes the following:
- the TMED4 gene encoding transmembrane emp24 domain-containing protein 4 isoform X1; its protein translation is MGLPALLLLALCAAGARGLYFHIGETEKRCFIEEIPDETMVIGNYRTQMWDKQKEAFLPSTPGLGMHVEVKDPEGKVVLSRQYGSEGRFTFTSHTPGDHQICLHSNSTKMALFAGGRLRVHLNIQVGGHANNYPEIAAKDKLTELQLRARQLLDQVEQIQKEQDYQRYREERFRLTSESTNQRVLWWSIAQTIILILTGIWQMRHLKSFFEAKNPSVPAFV
- the TMED4 gene encoding transmembrane emp24 domain-containing protein 4 isoform X2, which translates into the protein MWDKQKEAFLPSTPGLGMHVEVKDPEGKVVLSRQYGSEGRFTFTSHTPGDHQICLHSNSTKMALFAGGRLRVHLNIQVGGHANNYPEIAAKDKLTELQLRARQLLDQVEQIQKEQDYQRYREERFRLTSESTNQRVLWWSIAQTIILILTGIWQMRHLKSFFEAKNPSVPAFV